In the Pocillopora verrucosa isolate sample1 chromosome 4, ASM3666991v2, whole genome shotgun sequence genome, AATCTTGCGAGGTCAGCAGACAAAGGGCACTTCACTTCACTTATAGAAGATAGAAAATGCAGCTCGGTATTCTATCAAAGGTAGGAAAATGGTTAccttaattttcctttaaagttCATTATCCATACCTATTTTATATGAGGCTAATAGAGGATGACTCAGGCACGAGCTGAGATTGCCTTGGGTCATTTGAGTGTCTGTTTTCTAGCCTGATTTGTTCAAGTATATTTTAATGTAatattcttttacttttaacacTCTTGTTTGTAGcttcctttatttttaattgctgCAGCTGTGCTGCTATCAAGCGTAGGATATGGAAAACCATACACAACAGAACAGCTTCTCAGTAAGAGAGATCAAAGCATCGCCGAGGTAGACTTTTGGCGAAATGGAGACGTTCACGAGACTTCTGTTCTCCGAGGCAAAAGAGATGCGTCAAATGCAAAAGAATACCTTAGAAATTACTGCAGCAAACCAACCCAATTATCACAAAGCACGATGAAATGTGTGGCAGGTTCCTATGTCTGTCATGGCTATAATGAAATTGTATGCAGCAAAACAAGTTTCGCTTGTCTTAGCAGCGTGTCTAAATTTGGATATCCAAACTGTACTGTTTCCAAATTTGAGTGGGTCACGATCAATTTGGGATCGGGAGGCGAGAAACAAGTGAGAAGGACATCTAATTGCAGCTGTGCATAAGACTTTTAGATAGAACCGCCTGAAATGGAGGACCTGACACTACTGATGACAGTCTTCAGAATTTACTCATTTATGTTAATGAATAAAGCATGTATTTAATTCCCAGGATGAGCCTTTATAAATTATTCTAATGGAATTTCTGAATCTTTGTGATTCATTGCCACCAGTCATGTATTTGTGTATTCCAATAATTTACATTTCAGAAAAGTCGCATGTACATTTCTGGCGGAGGGTTTCTTCTTCATATGTGTTTCTTGTTTTACATGTTTTTAAGAAGCTGAAACTCTAACGTACAAATAATTGATTGGGACGACTTTCGTTTTGTTCCATCAATAGTGCTTTACTCTAAAAGACCAGATTCAGTAAAATACACTTGCACATGCGACTTGCCGATGATTAAGGTTACTTACCACCttcaaaagctgaaaaagtcgatttttttatacttgactaaactgaattcaaacattcaaccgaatgttttcataaaaaaaaaatttctgaaatctttaaaagcaacTGAGTTAGTTAGAAAAAACGTATTTTcgaataaaatttaataaatcaaGAAGGTGTCATAATCACGGACCCGGGCGAGTCCCCTGggggaattttcgcggcaaccgcttACGTCGAGATTCAATATTCATCTTATTTCCACACCttgtttacatcgcgcactttacaaaattcacacaTGGAAGTTCTGTGCTTATGGAAAAATCAAGAGCGGACGAAAGACCttggttaaaaaacaaaaaaagaataaaaaatttctgccaagaaaagaaacaaattcctTTGTGAAAGCGACTGGTACTGGCGGAGCTCCACGCTGGCGTCCAGATTTCAAACAAAGAAGTCGCtgtcaaaccaaaatttgccatacataGTGCTTAAAGcgaggtttttcttttctttatacaAGCCTTTGTACAAAAACATTGACAAGCTAAGAGTCCATCAATCGCCTCGAATTTGGAAAGCTGTCCGTGGATTCGTTGTCTTGCTCTTTAGCACAGTTTCCGATTTTCCAACTTCGCTGCGAgattttcctttgcctttggcaactttgctcaTTATTGTGATGTCCTCCTCATCGCTCCACTGACCATGTCTGCAATGGATTACTTTTCCCGGGAGATCTTTGATTCATGGTCATTGATGCCAGGAGGTTCCGTTGTCCCATCGGTTGGCagtttcaggaggcgagataatTTCTTGGCGTGGCGCGAGTTGTTTAATtgcgaacctttatgagctaaaatctcgcatttgattttAAGAGGAATACAACCAGTTTGACTGATTTTATTGTGTATAAAGATTTGTCCGATTGTCGTCAAGatttcgccaaaacattccAGGAGTAACGACAAACGAAAGTGtgtcgggaaattttgatatttgaaatattttctcgtTGTGTTCATTTACGTGACACGTCTCGCATAttttttagctactccaactttaatgctgatatctagacaaccaatccGAATATCGAAAAATTCTGACTCATTATGATGATTGGTGCCTTGTGAATAAGACTGAGCGGTcattttgctcgtgctgcggCATCCGATACCGGATAAATTCAATAGAGGaaccttcggtcgtttcacgtcttaccggctcctgacacCTCCTTACAAGAACAGTCGCTTCAATTCATATTTTCACAGTCAACTGCTGTCAtaaagctttcttctgatgtatagtttgctaggatttaAGTGAAACTAGCTTGCGTACGAATTCTTTCCCGAAGGACACCTGCGAAGGTAGGAAGTAACCTTAATTCGTTGTCTGACTTAATTAGTTGCCTTCGGGGAAGCCCTGCAACTCATCAGACGAGCGAGTTCTTTGCTGAGGTTTTCTTAATAGTCTGTATTTACATGTCTTCATGAATACCTATTCATGTTTTGATTCAGGCATGCATGATTCCCTCCAAGTATATATCTGCACTAATAATAGGCTGTTGTTGTTCTTTGATAAAGAAACATTAAGGAGCGACTTAGATGAGTTGAGGTTTGCTGGCTTGAGTACTTTGCTGAAGGCGTGTTCCGATCTAAAACGAATAATTACGATCCTCAGGTATTTTTACACTTCCGCAAAACAACACTAAAACTCAACAAGCAAGGATGTTTTGATGTGAATTAATGCAAAACGAATCGTGACCAGTGTCTTGATGTCAATAGGAATCCAATACATTGACAATGCAACAATATTATGAGTAACCGAACACTAATTATTTCGTTTCCCATGGATGACACAAGAGCAATTTCCCCTCCACTTATAAAAATCTGCATGCACACGTACATCCCATTCAGTTTAACAAGATCTGAATCCGGCAAAGGCACTTGCAAGTGGGAATTCTGCATGGAAGTTATTTGGCTTAGCTTGACGAGACAAAATAACCCTGGAAGTTGAActcttgaaaataacaaatatttgataGTATATAAAGCTGAGTGTTGATCTAATGCAGTACAAGCTAGGACGCTAACAGCTCCCCAGTAAAATTCGAAGAGGCCAGTGTAACAAGTTAGAGTGGAGATAAACTTCTTTTCAAAGGTAAGATGTACGTTCTTAAGGTAGATATGGACGCAACCTATTTAACAGTCACGCGAAGTTGCTTTTTAAATACTTAAGCTCTTCgtcaaaataactttttgaacTCAATGGGAAAACTATTAAAGACTGGTGATAAATTTTAGCCTTTTTCTCTCGctttaaaacatatttacacTGAATCAGTTCAGAAAAGTAAAGGTCCCGcggaaacaataaaaacacaacTTGAATCAAAGTCGAGCTGCAAATTCCTGGGAATGACTGGGCGATGGGCACCGGTATCCTTCAACAGGCAGAACCACCAGAGCCTAACATCACGAAGGATATGCGAGATGCACTTAAAAGCCTGAGAGAAGATAAAGGGCGCGTTGACGTAGTCATGGATACCGACACCTACCGAGCCAAGTGGTCTACGCTTATTGAGAACGGACCGTAACAGCTCCTCAACAAAGATTCGACAGATCGTTTGACCCGCAAGTTGTCAGAAAGGCTCCTTACCTTGAAGCGAAGCGGATATCCATCAGAGGCCGTTTACAACAAGATCAGACCCCGACGCAAACAGTCGCCTAGAATTTACGGTTTACCGAAGATACAAAAGACCGATGTACCGCTAAGACCTATTGTGTCGTGCGTAAATACCATTGCATATGATTTATCCGCTTACTTGCATCTTGTCTCCTTTAACAGGAAAGTCAGAGTACACGGTGACCAATTCAGCTCACTTCGTATCCACTGTTAGCAATGAGACGATCCTAGACAACGAGATCATGGTATCTTTCGACTTAGAGTCGCTGTTTACAAACGTTCGTATCGACGCCGCTGTACAAGCCGCACTGCAGAAACTCGAGAACGACCTTAGCCTTGCAGACTGCACCACGCTAACGCCTGCACAAATCACTGACCTTTTGACCTTCGTATTGAGATCCACACTTCCAGTATAACGGACCGATTTACGAGCAAAAAGACGGCGCCGCCATGGGGAGTCCTGTTTCCGCTGTTATTTACCTCTACATGGAGAGTTTCGAAGAACAGGCGATAACTACAAGATCCTACGAGCTTAGGATTTGGAAACGCTATGTGGACGATACCTTTACCGTCCTGGATCGCGAAAACGTGgatgacttcttacagcatctaaacaaccagcagccttccatccgcttcaccatggagacagagaaagacaacaaactcgccttcctaGATACTGCAGTTTTAAGAGAACCCGACGGCCGCCTCACAACCAGCGTATACGGGAAGCCCGCGCAGTAAAACGCTGtatggcgtagtttacaggattctcTGTGAATgtggcaaggtgtacatcggagagactggaagacctatgcaagacagaattaaggagcacgatcgagacatccAATTCGCCtgtaccgagacctccgccgtttcagagcatgcccacaacaccgaaCACAAGCCACTCTGAAACGAAGTacagtttattgatcgtgacccttattactacacgcgcaaggtcaaagaggcaattcagaTGAGACTTCACCCTGACAACATtaacagggatagtggaatagaaattatagaagcgtggatgcccacgatcaaaaaacacaacaacaagagagccgtgcgacagcggaccgccgagggagcaaatcactgggtgaaacagcaaggatcgaaatgcaccaatcggagctgttgaaaaacaactaatcgcagcagagcatcatgctttataagatcacgcatgaccagtcgacctcattgcctgaagaagactagcagtatgcagtcgaaacgtcgcgatctacatcacacgtgaccattgtgagacaaacgaaaaacttagcttttattgttattcaccacgatgaataaccacaatcTTTTTGAAGAAATGTGCCGAGGTTTTCTAGAAATTGCGTGTAATGAGGAAATGGAAAGCTTAATTCAGTCTCTAAGCTTCAGGTGCCTGTGGAATATACCTGATTATGGGTTTGCAAAATGCTTCCCACCAAAATATCGATGGGTGACGTTGAGTACTGGCAAAAGAGTCAAGCAAACGGTCAACTGTGGATGTAGAGAGAATTGAACTATTCATGATATTTTGgtattaatcataaaaattacgaTTTCCTTGATTGTAATTGGTCAGAAAAATTCCTATTTTTCACTAATTCCcttgccaagttgttatagGACAatttgttatcggacagttcaataaggaaatcacattcaaagttgtagtttataTCAACCAAtctcaaccttgatttcaatcACGATGGAAACAGTACTGTACAAACTCCTAAACTGTAGcaaattttactcttttttttcataacttagCTATTCctcttttttcggaaatttcagtttttatgattaattagtTAgaagacttcgtgtcgtccgACTCGGTTTGTTGTCATACTCGTGATACTCAGTATCTTATTCAATCTTATTCATTTTAGTTATCAGGAAGTCAAGAGTGCAATCCCATAGCAATTGAGATATGCAGTTATTGTTTATATGTTATGAAATGATGTAATTTTGTATAGAATGTGACTctgtatttttcttggaaactcagacaaaatttgaattgtttgaTGAATTATTTTGTACCGATATAACCTAAGTATGGTGGAAATTAGACcaatgaagacaaaataaatttgaaatggcAATGCACCTCTCTTGATACATTATTTCAAGGttcaaaaaattagtttcaatTTACTGAACTGATCACTGCCATCCGAAACATGCGTGCCTGATCCCACCTGCTCCAAAAAGTAATATATCTAATTAGTTAATTACGCTTAATAGGTGGCAAAACCTGTTAATCTATTCTGTTGCGTTTATTGTTATCcgtgaaaatctttttttttttccttatcagcTAGTAAAGTGGCTGAATAAACTTCAATGCAAGTCATTTTGTAAGACAAGAGCAATGTCATCAACTGCGCGCATGTAGTTTTGAAAACCCCCTGGCGCTCGATGAACCGGGAAAAGACCCAGGGAAAAATTGTAGTCTGCAGgaaaatcaaagtttaaaaatgtGCCATAAGTCAATCGACTTATCTCCCCTACGTTAGAGTATATTACATTATACTTTTCGCAGTGAATGTAGGCAAATATTAGTTATAATAGGAAAACCAGTCAAACCATTCTCTTCCACATTTATTGAGCATAAACATGATCGAGATTTTTTTACAAGGTTCATAAATAACAGAGCATGAACTAAAATAAGCTTTAAAAAACCTTCGCTCTTTCTTTCTGTGCGAACAAAGCTCTTATGATTTTTCTTGTTCgtgttttctttgcttaaaaacaCTGTTTTGATAACTTCTTTCACAGAACAAGGTTTTTGAGTTATGAGCATTTCTTCCTTTAGATGACTAGATCACCGTTTTTATGGCAATTTCTGTTTTGAAGCAAAAGCTTTATCAATAAGCATAAAAGTACGCCTTTTAGCACGCACTGATTCCAATAAAATTGAAGTCACTGGAAGTCAATTGGCTCTCTTCATTTCATTTAGTTGACCGCAAAATGTTGCAACTGTACAGTTTTGACCATCCAGCCTCATTCAAGAATCTTTTTGTATTTCGTATGATTTTGATGCATCTTTTTTCAAGTGTCATGTAATTATCGGAAGTTGCTTTGTTGAGAAATTGCCTAAAATAGCATGACCTGGCCATTTGACTAGGAAATCGTCGATTCATCAAACCCCCAAGGCTTAACTCAAGCTATCGTCATGTAGTTTCTCTTGCTATTAcctctttatttttcttatGACCGATCATAAGATGTCGCTTTACCTCACCCATTTATCACATCTTCACGGCCTTCAAATTATTGTATCACcataatataaaaaaacattgaatcCAAAGGCACGAACGATTGTATAGTTTCAAACTATGAATATAGTTGTCATAAACTCGTTGGCTGTTAAATGAGAAAAACGTTACATAATGAATGTTAtcaaaaaacagttttaagtcaaaatataaaaatcacCCAACACCACcccaaaaaatttaagaaagctTTGCTGTTTTCCTAAGTTGGTGAAGTCCTCCATTATGTTTGTTAACAAGCATAGTAACAACTGGTCTAATATGCCTAATCAATTAGTAAATATAAATGCAAGTCTCAGTtttagtaatagtagtagtagtagttgttgtaATTGTAGTAGAAGTGGTCGtagtcgtcgtcgtcgtcgtcgtagCAGTAGTAGTGATAGTAGCATTTTAAATTTCGTCTACACGAATTCTATCGCAACTTCTTCTAGAGATTAAAGTAGTACTTGGCCTCCGTAAGTGAGTCGAAAATAATTAAGGAGGCGAAAGTACCACTCAATACACTCAAATTTATTTGCTGGATCCTCTATACTAAAATTACCAGAAACGCCTGTAAATAGTGCTAAATTCTTCCTACCTCCTCGTTTTAGCCCCATCTTTAGCTTTCAATTGTTTATTGAGAGCAACTgttaagatttaaaagaaagCCTCCCCTAAAAAATCTACTTCAGATGATAAAACCCATTTAAATACGTTTTGCAAAAGAagtaaatgccttttttaatttgcaagGCCCCGACTCAGAAACAACAGCAATTTTGCTATGAAACGTCATAAGACATATCACTTTGAAATGTAGGCAACGTGTAAAGCCCGTGGACTTACTGACTGCCACTTGTTGTTACTTCCTCCCCAGCCATAATGAATAAAGAACTCGGTGTAGTGGTCAGTTTTCCAATCACAGACTGTCTTAGTCTTTCTCCAAAACCACCATCCAGTTTTCTTCTTCTGGCAATGGCGATAGGTTGTTGATTTCGTTGTGAACTTCGTGGCGACTGCAGCGTGGCCGGCCTTTTTCTTTCCGTTGTCGACATAAAAACTAAAGACCACGGGATAACCATATTTTAGAAACCAGACACCTTTTGACACCATCCAAGAGCTTTTTCTCCATGGCCGGTTGTAACCTTTGACCACTGCTTTTGATCCTTGTCGTTCTTTAAACCATGGTTTGATACGGTGCATGTTGCGAAGTTTTGTTGATCCCTGACCTCCTTCGCATCGCGTTCGGAGATATGGTCGAAGGCTTTCTACGAAGACCTTTACTGCACCTGTCAATTGCAAAGGTGCCATGGTGCTACTATCTCCAAAAATTCTTGAACTGAACATAGAGTTATACTTGGAGATCCTGTCGAAGTACCCGAACACCTGAGCCCAGGCAACCGGACCACATCCACTGTAACAGCCACCACAGCACTTATGCTGGTCATAATCAGGGAACTCAGATTCATAGGAAATGGAGCCTTTATTACCACCACTTGGAGAGCGCTGTGACCGCTTACGATGCAAATCAATTACAAAATGTCTACGAATCCGTTCGCTTTTCCGTGACATAAACTCGATGAAAAAGCCTAGTTCTTTCCATTGCAGAGCGTTTCCGACATATTTCAAGTTGCCACGTACCACAAGCCTAATGTAAGCTATGTGATTGGCTGTCTTTGCTATGACAGAAAGATTGACCTTGGTATTTTCTTCCTGCAAGCAAATATCTACGAGTACCTTACAGAGTCTCTTCTGCCACTGTCCCCCCCTTTTTTCGTAGTTTGTGACAAAAATTCGCACAGATCTAAAGCCTTCACCAAGGGCTACTTTAGCGATGGAACCAGGGGTGAGAGGTTCTTCAtaagtttctttctcttttattcttccacttttaaaggttttttcacTTGTGACCCAGTCTATTTTTGAACGCCTGAGAGCTGCTCGCTCTTTCCACTGTTGGTTAAATCCGGAAGGATTTTTCTTTACCATATTGTCCAACTTACGCCAATCATCAATCTGTTGCAATCAAGAAATGGGGACTCTTTACTTGTAATCAATAAGTATTATacagtaaaaattaatttcgtaATTGGTTCTTTTATAGAAACTGAAAAGATGAATTTCACTCATTTTAGGCAAATAGATCAATAGTATTTTCATGCCAGAATTGTCTTACTTGTATATGCAGTCATCTTTTGATACGATAAACTGCCACATCTTAGTTTCCCAAGACAATTTACAATTTAAGACAATTTACAATTTATCCCGAGAATACGATACACAACAAAAGTGAGCGGGCTCAGAGCCCCCTTTAGTTAAATGAACCTGTTCTTGCCTTGTTTTAGTGCTACAGTCCACCAAAAATGTATTTGTGAAGGTTTCCCAGCCGATTCTAAAGATGAATTATGTATGGAATgaagtttcaagtttttttgtttttttgttttttcgtttgtaactttttttcttttcattttgcaatTAGAATACCAACATGTATGGCTACATTCCGGTTGTCAAAGGTAAATAAAACGGAGCCAACAagttaaaaattcagtttttcttttcgaaGAGTGGCATCCCGGTTGACAAAGAGAACCTTTGTTGAGGGAGTATGAACGCGGTTCCACTGGCACTGCACATATTTCCACTGATATGACTTACCACTTCTTAAGCTTCACTTGGCTTATTGTGAGTACGTTGCTATAGTTAGAAGGTCtatg is a window encoding:
- the LOC136280430 gene encoding uncharacterized protein, which encodes MAPVNINKNIQWHVLFPLCTILVVGSAALKLPYEVQQSILAESELDDLKDLKRVNVSDGRGPTRPIYRLDLDPDYVAYYEIDTGSSYVILSSGSRTGDFRMVEHGPDPRPTDVLMQQAHKNGQLCKKFYRLTPWGLMICSNQNGTIVAASYDWVNDVAEIDDWRKLDNMVKKNPSGFNQQWKERAALRRSKIDWVTSEKTFKSGRIKEKETYEEPLTPGSIAKVALGEGFRSVRIFVTNYEKRGGQWQKRLCKVLVDICLQEENTKVNLSVIAKTANHIAYIRLVVRGNLKYVGNALQWKELGFFIEFMSRKSERIRRHFVIDLHRKRSQRSPSGGNKGSISYESEFPDYDQHKCCGGCYSGCGPVAWAQVFGYFDRISKYNSMFSSRIFGDSSTMAPLQLTGAVKVFVESLRPYLRTRCEGGQGSTKLRNMHRIKPWFKERQGSKAVVKGYNRPWRKSSWMVSKGVWFLKYGYPVVFSFYVDNGKKKAGHAAVATKFTTKSTTYRHCQKKKTGWWFWRKTKTVCDWKTDHYTEFFIHYGWGGSNNKWQSVSPRALHVAYISK